A single region of the Serinus canaria isolate serCan28SL12 chromosome 11, serCan2020, whole genome shotgun sequence genome encodes:
- the NUTF2 gene encoding nuclear transport factor 2 produces MGDKPIWEQIGSSFVQHYYQLFDADRTQLGAIYIDASCLTWEGQQFQGKAAIVEKLTSLPFQKIQHSITAQDHQPTPDSCILSMVVGQLKADEDPIMGFHQIFLLKNINDAWVCTNDMFRLALHNFG; encoded by the exons ATGGGAGACAAGCCTATCTGGGAGCAGATTGGATCCAGCTTTGTACAACATTACTACCAGCTTTTTGATGCAGACAGGACTCAGTTAGGAGCAATATAT attgATGCATCATGCCTTACGTGGGAAGGACAGCAGTTCCAGGGCAAAGCAGCCATTGTTGAAAAACTCACT AGCCTCCCTTTCCAAAAAATACAACACAGCATCACAGCACAAGACCACCAACCTACACCTGATAGCTGTATACTCAGTATGGTAGTGGGACAGCTTAAG GCTGATGAAGATCCTATCATGGGATTCCACCAGATATTTCTATTAAAGAACATCAACGATGCCTGGGTTTGCACCAATGACATGTTCAGGCTAGCACTGCACAACTTCGGCTGA